Proteins encoded together in one Scheffersomyces stipitis CBS 6054 chromosome 5, complete sequence window:
- a CDS encoding predicted protein yields MASGNTFCGTLVEFPGIGIDKFGSECQIYLLTHHHADHTVGLANKSFCRRVYCSQMTKDLISQSQQFEDSLRYLVPKQYNEPFVLTVSDEEVTITLIPSYHCPGSTMFLIENRRASVLFTGDIRAETWWVNSLAKSPFLFPYTIGAKVLDQLYIDTTFSYRGEPYVEIPENNEGIKVIIEMLKNFPINDPEIQFCFMDSTSGFEEAWVQIISSIEGSLSLSADLRRRIELIASEVCNGPIFHVLSKPDDAYEVKNCKILVKIYQCINFNIVDFLGTSMPIPLSSVDRSLFKSIETTKMGNKLCMYGNRKWILPKDGKELLPLDLRLIFSRHSSYTETLQFTSLFRPKSVFPCTESKQTWLGGFSCERIFGQLCQNPEGEHPYDIRMFKRYGRPVLSAEAGVPTINRWNLNE; encoded by the exons ATGGCATCTGGAAATACCTTCTGTGGAACTTTGGTGGAATTTCCTGGAATCGGAATTGACAAGTTCGGCTCCGAATGTCAAATCTACTTGTTAACCCACCATCATGCTGACCACACAGTGGGTTTGGCAAACAAGTCATTTTGTAGACGTGTTTATTGTAGTCAAATGACGAAAGATTTGATATCCCAAAGTCAGCAGTTTGAAGATAGTTTGCGATATCTAGTTCCTAAACAATATAATGAACCGTTTGTGTTAACGGTCAGCGATGAAGAGGTCACTATAACATTGATTCCTTCATATCATTGTCCCGGGTCTACCATGTTCTTAATAGAGAATAGAAGGGCTTCTGTACTATTTACTGGAGATATCAGGGCAGAGACATGGTGGGTCAACTCTTTGGCCAAGAGTCCCTTTCTCTTCCCCTATACCATTGGTGCGAAAGTACTAGATCAACTATATATAGACACTACATTTTCCTATAGGGGAGAACCGTATGTTGAGATACCAGAGAACAACGAGGGTATCAAAGTTATCATTGAAATGCTAAAGAATTTTCCCATCAACGACCCGGAAATCCAGTTCTGTTTCATGGATAGCACATCTGGATTTGAAGAGGCTTGGGTGCAAATTATCAGTTCCATTGAGGGCAGCTTATCATTGAGCGCCGATTTACGTAGAAGAATCGAACTCATTGCGTCAGAAG TTTGTAATGGTCCTATCTTTCATGTTTTGAGCAAACCGGACGACGCATATGAGGTGAAGAACTGCAAAATACTTGTGAAGATCTACCAGTGCATAAACTTTAACATAGTCGATTTCTTAGGAACAAGCATGCCCATACCATTGAGTTCTGTTGATAGGTCTCTTTTCAAAAGTATTGAAACTACAAAAATGGGAAATAAACTTTGCATGTACGGCAATAGAAAGTGGATACTACCAAAAGATGGCAAAGAGCTTCTTCCACTAGACCTCAGACTTATATTCTCACGACACTCCTCATACACTGAAACATTACAGTTTACATCATTATTCCGACCGAAGCTGGTGTTTCCATGTACTGAATCCAAACAAACATGGTTAGGAGGTTTCAGTTGCGAAAGGATCTTTGGACAGTTGTGTCAAAATCCTGAAGGTGAACATCCGTATGACATTCGAATGTTCAAGCGATATGGACGACCAGTTCTATCTGCTGAAGCTGGTGTTCCCACTATCAACAGATGGAATTTGAACGAA
- a CDS encoding predicted protein, with protein sequence MADWNAEPAVDRDSLVSLRSKLLKLDLSSISAEDLSQKFLQLYSQFEYIYENGTTDDKLAVLFTDVFGICIQRMVQFLKSDNSNLKFFENDDFTDKYQLIFNYILIRLNHSYNPLVNSLNNLLKKLISFLRENYSDEYVQQIFKSWIDTIMKTSLTSKNLYIILETVAKCMSDKFYILQNYPKFPQDCIKLLSSDVLANSTCKCLASIYSATYSPEKNEEWYDTWSEIVIEGLGSQDSKICKSIQTYLLPPLFQVSPMTLQYLINYYSNSTEDSQVDTLFGLLKIGQNLALLNPLESISHEQLIGFLVHQNASYRINSWELLLGGTYKNIKSLPIPPKTYSIIRDHKIIEIFLNDYENIEVRNNFISILNQFIAVRLKESMYSLKKQLNTLKATNTNREKQEELNNYITSGETFIYNLVDDLMEYLKAGSSYSQLISSLKILQILIEKIPEISHVYERKVFLDLLVQNLFNNYENVRDLSLTLLVKCSPSILVDYMSNEDMENELLNSSCDILHSLRGRKSDGGAKCLEYMSIFYLKTLASSSKLVELMSLLLAKSNSGIELQGSKSNSINEHEFVHGHFKAMTSILYQCNESFLEENLDFMKHFYNQIVRESYLIWEFQKSLLSNEYDDEMDDGGSGEDNSKVAMNHAWKVVKESNSLLTSLMCNPYLAMLLGEDEYLGCCELVMEQISSLKHRGAFSSIYPSFISICKTCFNNEKYEKYPEIWLEKNIQLIESKTQFISRRSGGMPFLISGILIANSSVAKYPNLMKLTFSSLLAIARKPVQHVADEKIDIPQVHAFNIMKQIFLESDLANACSEFVEDSLSLALENFNCDNWSVRNCAVMLFGAIQQRIFGNRTIPSKLFFGKYPSIAQLLVKQLKESSLSRKSQNGEVVLPILLLLMKLDTKGSANDNLSSSIRQQILLILNTESWKTREVAAKCFSSFFSTEEISEFSLSFLSGISSKKNMNEIHGSLLAIFEGIKKLLMQSIDIQKIANLVLNNVSIFLKFNCHPISKVLVDIISILNRESGNLGTVIKTLGNYFIAALTSSKKALVGGEQLTLLNINKLLLDYYYRDMDFENLCDLLRLGLCVNDFFEVQISSLKFIEEHFKELKNADILDLIRADIWDTLNSSQCWVSVRSLALSVYADIGYAVTETDLEGKVGQLFDFINTETNENIILKSLECLGSFVETSADIDRFFFLSKKYLSEELPVKYRLSATVAVASLVDRLKATSLRSSSFFEMAVFMLLSNGLNDDDQVVRETAAECLSSLFNYKYPVNPVYLTHQFINVDELSFQNTHEHYTNILLDNCLSSSEEDQLTPKQNSSDLLFDMERFNLYLNRTEFVSLVARFWSQLAIPVDPTLEAKIKKHLQFILQYLEDSGSSNFFSKEEEFAIISRVCAIAKSISEASAKEVSFFHELKAIENCSLLPSTKRILFK encoded by the coding sequence ATGGCCGACTGGAATGCAGAGCCCGCAGTGGATAGGGACAGTTTGGTGCTGTTGAGatccaagttgttgaagctcGATTTGAGCTCAATTTCTGCAGAGGATCTCTCACAAAAATTTCTCCAATTATATTCCCAATTTGAGTATATCTACGAGAATGGAACCACAGACGACAAATTGGCAGTCTTGTTTACTGATGTCTTTGGGATATGTATTCAAAGAATGGTTCAGTTCCTCAAATCAGACAAttccaatttgaagttctttgaaaatGACGACTTTACAGATAAATACCAGTTGATCTTCAATTATATCTTGATCCGATTGAATCATTCCTACAATCCACTTGTCAATTCGCTAAACAATTTACttaagaagttgatctcCTTCCTTAGAGAAAATTATTCCGATGAGTACGTTCAGCAAATCTTTAAATCATGGATAGACACAATTATGAAAACTAGCTTGACTTCCAAAAACTTGTACATAATCCTCGAGacggttgcaaaatgcaTGTCTGATAAATTCTACATTCTTCAGAATTACCCCAAATTTCCCCAAGATTGTATCAAATTGCTCTCTTCAGATGTTTTAGCCAACTCCACCTGTAAATGCTTAGCTTCTATATACTCAGCCACGTATAGTCCAGAAAAGAACGAAGAATGGTATGATACTTGGTCCGAAATAGTAATAGAAGGCTTAGGGAGCCAGGACTCCAAGATTTGCAAAAGCATCCAGACGTATCTTTTACCTCCCTTATTTCAGGTTTCTCCCATGACACTTCAATATCTTATAAACTATTATAGCAACTCTACAGAAGATTCGCAAGTGGATACACTATTTGGGCTTTTGAAGATTGGTCAAAATCTTGCCTTGCTTAATCCTCTTGAATCTATATCACACGAACAATTGATTGGATTCCTAGTACATCAAAATGCTTCCTATAGAATCAACAGCTGGGAGTTGCTTTTAGGCGGAACGTATAAGAATATCAAATCACTCCCGATACCTCCCAAGACATACCTGATAATACGCGATCACAAGATCATCGAAATCTTTTTGAATGATTACGAAAATATAGAAGTCAGGAATAACTTCATATCCATTTTGAACCAGTTCATCGCAGTAAGATTGAAGGAATCGATGTATTCTCtcaagaagcaattgaataCATTGAAGGCTACAAACACAAATCgagagaaacaagaagaattgaataattACATCACACTGGGCGAAACATTTATCTACAACTTAGTGGATGATCTCATGGAATATTTAAAAGCTGGCTCCAGTTACTCACAATTAATATCGTCTCTCAAGATCTTGCAAATACTAATTGAGAAAATTCCCGAGATTTCCCATGTATATGAGCGAAAAGTATTCCTTGACTTGTTGGTGCAAAATTTGTTCAATAATTATGAGAATGTTCGTGATCTCAGTTTGACTTTGCTTGTTAAATGCTCACCTTCAATCCTAGTTGACTACATGTCAAATGAGGATATGGAGAATGAATTACTTAATCTGTCATGCGATATTCTACACAGTTTgagaggaagaaaaagtgaTGGAGGAGCTAAATGTTTAGAATATATGTCAATCTTCTATCTCAAGACTCTTGCTAGCTCTTCGAAATTGGTAGAGCTCAtgtcgttgttgttggcGAAATCGAATTCTGGAATAGAGCTTCAGGGttccaaatcaaattcCATAAATGAACATGAATTTGTTCATGGCCATTTCAAGGCAATGACATCCATACTATACCAATGCAATGAAAGctttttggaagaaaatttAGATTTCATGAAGCATTTCTACAATCAGATCGTGAGGGAGTCGTACCTTATCTGGGAGTTTCAAAAATCGCTTCTTTCAAATGAGTACGACGATGAAATGGACGATGGTGGATCCGGAGAAGACAATTCCAAAGTAGCAATGAATCATGCTTGGAAAGTGGTTAAGGAATCAAATTCATTGCTAACATCATTGATGTGCAACCCTTATTTGGCAATGCTTTTGGGAGAAGACGAATATCTAGGTTGTTGTGAATTGGTTATGGAACAAATTTCGTCACTAAAGCACAGAGGAgcattttcttctatttaTCCTTCATTCATTTCTATTTGTAAAACTTGTTTCAATAATGagaaatatgaaaaatatCCCGAAATATGgcttgaaaagaatatcCAGCTAATTGAGTCAAAGACCCAATTCATATCTAGAAGGTCTGGTGGTATGCCATTCCTCATTTCAGGTATCTTAATAGCAAACAGTTCTGTGGCCAAGTACCCTAATTTGATGAAACTTACATTCTCAAGTTTGTtagcaattgcaagaaaacCAGTTCAACATGTTGCTGATGAGAAAATCGATATTCCACAAGTTCACGCTTTCAACATTATGAAGCAAATATTTCTTGAAAGTGACTTGGCTAATGCATGTTCTGAATTTGTAGAAGATTCATTGTCTCTAGCATTAGAAAACTTCAATTGTGATAATTGGTCAGTTCGTAACTGTGCTGTCATGTTATTTGGGGCTATCCAACAGAGAATTTTTGGAAATAGGACCATCCCAAGCAAGCTATTCTTTGGAAAGTACCCACTGATTGCCCAATTGTTAGTTaagcaattgaaagaatctTCGCTTTCGAGGAAGAGCCAAAACGgagaagttgttcttccaatcttattattgttgatgaaacTAGACACCAAAGGTTCGGCCAATGACAATTTGTCTAGTAGTATTAGGCAACAAATATTATTGATCTTGAATACTgaaagttggaaaactaGAGAAGTTGCGGCAAAgtgcttttcttctttctttagTACCGAGGAGATTTCCGAGTTTTCATTAAGTTTTCTTAGCGGAATTAGTTCAAAAAAGAATATGAACGAAATTCATGGCTCATTGTTGGCAATCTTTGAAGGTATTAAAAAGCTCTTAATGCAAAGTATTGATATTCAAAAGATCGCTAATTTGGTGTTAAATAATGTTTCAATTTTCCTCAAATTCAATTGTCACCCAATTTCGAAGGTACTTGTTGATATAATCTCCATACTTAATAGAGAGAGTGGAAATTTGGGAACTGTAATTAAAACATTGGGAAACTATTTCATTGCAGCTCTTACCCTGAGCAAAAAGGCTTTAGTGGGTGGTGAACAATTAACTCTCTTGAATATTAATAAGCTTCTCTTGGACTATTATTATAGGGACATGGATTTTGAGAATCTCTGTGATTTGTTGAGGCTAGGATTATGTGTCAATGATTTCTTCGAAGTTCagatatcttcattgaagTTTATTGAGGAGCATTTCAAGGAGCTTAAAAATGCTGACATCTTAGATTTGATAAGGGCAGATATCTGGGACACATTGAATAGCTCACAATGTTGGGTCTCTGTCAGATCTTTGGCACTAAGTGTTTATGCGGATATCGGCTATGCAGTAACTGAAACTGACTTAGAAGGAAAGGTTGGCCAACTTTTCGATTTCATTAACACAGAAACCAATGAAAACATAATTTTAAAATCTTTAGAATGTCTTGGTCTGTTTGTGGAAACCAGCGCCGACATCGACAGATTCTTTTTTTTAAGCAAGAAGTACTTGTCTGAAGAGTTGCCTGTTAAATATAGGTTATCAGCAACAGTTGCAGTTGCGTCTCTTGTTGATCGTCTCAAAGCCACTAGCTTGAGGTCTAGTTCATTCTTTGAAATGGCAGTTTTTATGTTGTTATCAAATGGCCTCAATGATGATGACCAAGTTGTTCGAGAGACAGCAGCAGAATGTTTGTCTTCACTCTTTAACTATAAATATCCGGTCAATCCAGTATACTTGACTCATCAATTCATTAATGTGGATGAATTGTCATTCCAGAACACGCATGAACATTATACTAATATTTTGCTTGACAACTGTTTGTCTAGCAGCGAAGAAGATCAATTGACTCCCAAACAAAATTCATCAGATTTGTTGTTTGATATGGAAAGGTTCAACCTATACTTGAACCGTACCGAGTTTGTTCTGCTAGTAGCGAGATTCTGGAGTCAACTTGCGATACCAGTTGATCCGACACTAGAAGcaaaaatcaagaagcaTTTGCAGTTTATATTACAGTACTTAGAGGACTCTGGTTCGTctaacttcttttccaaagaGGAggaatttgcaatcatttcCAGGGTTTGtgcgattgcaaaaagCATATCTGAAGCGAGCGCAAAAGAAGTGAGCTTTTTTCATGAATTGAAAGCAATAGAAAACTGCCTGCTTCTTCCTAGTACCAAGAGAATCCTCTTCAAGTAG
- the ORC2 gene encoding Origin recognition complex subunit 2 (Origin recognition complex protein 71 kDa subunit) (go_component origin recognition complex; nucleus~go_process DNA replication) → LSPIKTPNGRAGLRSPQKRSAEDIESSARKRAVRSLYFQLMDEGEDSNDDSVLDDQDKRIAESIIRESHGDEFRAYGSDVELEEDLTVRSPSMGRGKRRAATRKKYTEDSEEEDFEISRVEEAFDSSGDEEEENDDDLSEDSDKEFVSLPRKAPSTSDGAFESPANDTQQRKKVGRPRKSDGVVGKVKSIFHQDDELLFNENRSVGNRNVSTKRTSSTSDSSMASDLLNRTTETSTTPVISGIRDVVETEVDNQVIFEPMPLPKVDGDGNIVDTDYLKKYFSKSDISDVLKGRFLDDNSFFLEGSEGYFEQHNGRARIGGSSLASLAPSVDYSEYIRFIKVLDRICGHEKSRLADLHKFLYHQWCFELSEGYNLNFFGVGSKLSILKDFASNYFPSWFEEVYLGKKLPQIMVVNGYNPSLKFKKILQDILSVFIPKTTRENIKFPKHVSETVPFLIQYVENQRKSSSSTSGTPSLLLLINNIDGECFRNEKIQSYLSVIASLPEVWLVASMDNINAPLLWDSFKLKKFNFLWHDLTTYSTYSTELSFKDVLNMGKSKKFVGNVSAKYVLSSLTDNHKNLYKVLLKMQLDAMGKLPQSSINTSKGSLRHGVEFKALYEACVEQFISSNEITFRTMLSEYVEHKMCKLVTDDAGVEVVFIQFTYDEMNKILNEEF, encoded by the exons CTTTCGCCCATTAAAACACCCAATGGACGTGCGGGACTTCGTTCGCCTCAAAAAAGATCGGCTGAAGACATTGAGAGCTCGGCCCGTAAGAGAGCGGTTCGGTCTCTCTACTTCCAGCTTATGGACGAAGGAGAAGATAGCAATGACGATTCTGTGCTAGATGACCAAGATAAGCGGATTGCCGAGTCAATTATTCGAGAATCGC ATGGTGACGAGTTTAGGGCATATGGCTCAGATGTGGAGCTTGAGGAAGACTTAACTGTGCGATCGCCTAGTATGGGTCGTGGCAAAAGAAGAGCAGCTACTAGAAAGAAATATACCGAGGATctggaagaggaagattttgaaatttctcgagtagaagaagcatTTGACTCATCTGGGGATGAA gaagaagaaaatgatgatgatttATCCGAAGATTCAGACAAAGAATTCGTATCTCT ACCTCGTAAAGCaccttctacttctgaTGGTGCATTTGAGTCTCCAGCGAATGATACgcaacaaagaaagaaagtagGTAGACCCAGAAAGTCAGATGGAGTTGTAGGAAAAGTAAAGAGTATATTCCATCAGGATGACGAGCTTCTTTTCAACGAAAACCGCAGTGTTGGTAACAGAAACGTAAGCACTAAACGTACCAGCAGCACCAGTGACTCATCTATGGCTTCTGATCTTTTGAACCGAACTACAGAAACAAGTACAACGCCTGTTATCTCTGGTATCAGAGATGTAGTGGAAACTGAAGTGGACAATCAGGTTATTTTTGAGCCTATGCCACTTCCAAAAGTAGATGGAGATGGTAACATTGTAGATACCGattatttgaagaaatactTTTCCAAGCTGGACATCAGTGACGTTCTCAAGGGCCGTTTTCTTGACGACaactctttctttcttgaaggatCAGAAGGGTACTTTGAACAGCATAACGGTAGAGCCAGAATTGGGGGGTCTTCGCTAGCCCTGTTGGCACCTCTGGTTGATTATTCTGAATATATCCGTTTCATCAAAGTACTCGACCGGATTTGTGGACATGAAAAGTCTAGATTGGCCGATTTGCACAAATTCTTGTACCATCAGTGGTGTTTTGAGTTATCAGAAGGGTAtaacttgaacttctttggTGTTGGCTCGAAGTTGCTGATACTCAAGGACTTCGCTCTGAACTACTTTCCTAGTTGGTTCGAAGAAGTGTATCTCGGTAAGAAACTTCCTCAGATTATGGTAGTGAATGGATACAACCcttcgttgaagttcaagaaaattcTTCAGGACATCTTGTCAGTTTTTATACCTAAGACAACCAGAGAGAATATCAAGTTTCCCAAGCATGTTTCGGAAACGGTACCGTTTTTGATTCAATACGTAGAGAACCAAAGAAAGTCAAGCAGCAGTACTAGTGGGACACCGAGCCTCTTGTTactcatcaacaatatcgATGGAGAGTGTTTCCGAAATGAGAAAATCCAAAGTTACTTGTCTGTGATAGCGTCATTGCCAGAAGTGTGGCTCGTGGCTTCTATGGACAACATCAATGCTCCGTTGTTGTGGGATCTGTTCAAgctcaagaagttcaacttcttgtggCACGACTTGACGACGTATTCTACATATTCTACCGAGTTGTCGTTCAAGGATGTGTTGAACATGGGCAAATCGAAGAAGTTTGTAGGTAACGTCAGTGCCAAGTATGTATTGAGTTCATTGACCGATAACCACAAGAACTTGTATAAggtgttgttgaaaatgcAACTCGATGCTATGGGCAAGTTGCCGCAGTCCTCGATTAACACTTCGAAGGGATCGTTGCGGCATGGAGTTGAGTTCAAGGCACTTTATGAAGCATGTGTCGAGCAGTTCATTTCGTCCAACGAGATTACATTCAGAACAATGTTGAGTGAATATGTGGAACACAAAATGTGCAAGCTTGTGACGGACGATGCGGGAGTAGAGGTGGTGTTTATCCAGTTCACGTATGACGAGATGAACAAGATATTGAATGAAGAGTTTTAG
- a CDS encoding predicted protein, whose protein sequence is MDYETKLVFQVGLLLLPIFVVALRVLAILPSVGLGSSNKDLKSISDITSGTGSSIMVLLGSGGHTGEMMRILSNVDLSSVRRTWVVSSGDSSSLVRAKEFEDKYQQNGKTCKSSEYLTLYRARKVGESLLSSLNSTVRSFVDTVNQLRKLPELPSVLLLNGPGTSVPLAYILFGMKFFGLCNTRIIYIESLARVNKLSLSGLLLLPISDRFIVQWEQLYHKYKRAEYYGILI, encoded by the coding sequence ATGGATTACGAAACCAAACTTGTATTCCAAGTAGGGCTCCTCCTATTGCCTATTTTTGTGGTGGCCCTCAGAGTGTTAGCCATCTTACCCTCAGTAGGATTAGGTAGCCTGAACAAAGATCTCAAGAGTATTTCAGATATAACACTGGGAACAGGTCTGAGTATCATGGTTTTGCTTGGATCAGGTGGCCATACAGGTGAGATGATGAGGATATTGTCCAATGTCGATTTGAGTTCTGTCAGGCGAACCTGGGTGGTATCTAGTGGAGATTCATCTTCTCTCGTTAGAGCCAAAGAGTTCGAAGACAAGTATCAGCAAAATGGTAAAACCTGCAAGTCTTCGGAGTATTTGACTTTGTATAGAGCTAGAAAAGTAGGCGAGTCGTTGCTTCTGTCTTTGAACAGCACCGTGAGGTCATTTGTTGATACTGTGAACCAATTGCGTAAGTTGCCGGAACTTCCCTCTGTTCTCTTGCTTAATGGGCCAGGAACGTCTGTTCCTTTGGCTTATATCTTGTTTGGAATGAAGTTCTTCGGCCTTTGCAATACACGCATCATCTACATAGAAAGTCTTGCCCGGGTGAACAAGCTTAGTTTGAGTGGGTTGTTGCTTCTTCCCATCTCCGATAGGTTTATAGTGCAATGGGAGCAATTGTACCATAAGTACAAGAGAGCAGAGTACTACGGTATACTCATATAG
- the RPC11 gene encoding RNA polymerase III C11 subunit (DNA-directed RNA polymerases III 12.5 kDa polypeptide~go_function DNA binding; transcription factor activity; DNA-directed RNA polymerase activity~go_process RNA elongation; regulation of transcription, DNA-dependent; transcription) → MLSFCPNCSNMLLISAGDDGCNRFYCPTCPYEFKINGLSMFERKKLYRKEVDDVLGGDGAWDNVDQTSAQCPVDSCGGNKAYFFQLQIRSADEPMTTFYKCVNCGHKWKEN, encoded by the coding sequence ATGCTCTCGTTCTGTCCCAACTGTTCCAATATGTTACTTATATCCGCAGGTGATGACGGGTGCAACCGTTTCTACTGTCCCACCTGTCCCTAtgaattcaagatcaatgGGCTCCTGATGTTTGAGCGAAAGAAGCTTTATAGAAAGGAAGTTGATGACGTGTTGGGAGGAGATGGAGCTTGGGACAATGTCGACCAAACCTCTGCTCAATGCCCTGTTGACTCTTGTGGAGGTAACAAGGCATATTTCTTCCAGTTGCAGATTAGATCTGCGGATGAGCCCATGACTACTTTCTATAAGTGTGTGAATTGTGGCCACAAATGGAAGGAAAATTAG
- a CDS encoding predicted protein: SDDFSICDDCLGPDKHLKMIKQNMGEECKSCTRPFTVLRWNNSVSVNKSKKTIICYTCARAKNCCQSCMLDVNYRIPIDIRDTALKMAGLENPAQLLGASSSTTNREVKAIIADKQDQIFKQKDELDSGDVDRRNEAREILMKLSQRLNDNSKLTKTKSLKSDKAEEEKLNKTDVSKIVAKLPFGGSLDVEKHPEVASFFLFGISSDLPQYAISEFFGSFGKIKTIQIVHRAKCGYVALSSRKTAEEAAKSIVSNGLNENRATAGLVILLEKYPMRVCWGKPKSLGVTNDEHYKISLVVNKVMRQLAEKDTAFSTKNNKTISSAKTEKNTTATNKN, translated from the coding sequence AGCGATGATTTTTCCATCTGCGATGATTGCTTAGGCCCAGATAAGCATCTCAAGATGATCAAGCAGAACATGGGAGAAGAGTGCAAATCGTGCACCAGACCGTTTACGGTACTCCGATGGAACAATTCGGTTTCAGtcaacaagtccaagaagaccaTAATATGTTATACTTGCGCACGAGCTAAGAACTGCTGTCAATCGTGTATGCTCGATGTGAATTATAGAATACCCATTGATATACGAGATACGGCTTTGAAGATGGCTGGCTTGGAAAACCCAGCTCAGCTTCTAGGGGCCAGTAGTAGTACGACCAATAGAGAAGTCAAGGCGATAATAGCAGACAAACAGGATCAAATATTTAAACAAAAGGACGAACTCGATTCTGGAGATGTTGATAGAAGAAACGAAGCCAGAGAAATCCTCATGAAATTGTCACAACGACTCAACGACAATAGCAAACTAACAAAGACAAAATCCCTAAAGTCCGACAaggcagaagaagaaaaattgaacaagacGGATGTGAGTAAAATTGTGGCAAAGTTACCCTTTGGAGGGCTGTTGGACGTAGAAAAACATCCTGAAGTTGCttcattttttttgtttgGGATTAGTTCCGATTTGCCTCAGTATGCCATTAGCGAATTTTTCGGCAGTTTCGGTAAGATCAAGACCATTCAGATTGTCCATAGAGCCAAATGTGGGTACGTGGCATTAAGTAGCAGAAAGACTGCCGAAGAAGCAGCCAAGTCAATCGTCTCTAATGGACTCAACGAGAACAGAGCCACTGCTGGTCTAGTGATTCTACTTGAAAAATATCCCATGAGAGTCTGCTGGGGCAAGCCCAAGTCGCTAGGAGTGACTAATGATGAACACTACAAGATCAGTTTGGTGGTAAACAAGGTAATGCGACAGTTAGCCGAGAAAGACACTGCTTTTCTGACAAAGAATAATAAGACTATAAGTCTGGCTAAGACTGAAAAGAATACTACAGCCACCAATAAGAAC